The genomic window TTCTTCCGATAAATGCATATTTCCTATATCTAATTTGTATCTTAAATTAAAAGCATCAGTAGTTGTAGGACAGGGTCCATTAAAACAAGCTGCAGGACCTTTTCTTTCTGGTCCTACTAAGATATCGTCATTTTTAATGGTGATAGCACTATCACCACCTAAGTTAATAGACCTTACTGCAAATGAATTAATATGAGTATATTTTTCATTAATTCTTGCACCTTTAGAAGCATATAATGGGTCTCCTTCTATTAATAATGCAATATCTGATGTTGTTCCACCTATATCAACAACTATAGAGTTTTTACTGTCCATTGTAGTTGCTATTGCACCCATGGTGCTTGCGGCAGGTCCTGAAAAAATTGTTTCACATGGTCTTTTTCTGGCATTTTGTATGGACATTGTTCCACCATCTGCCTTTAATATTTCGATCTTAGCATTTAGGTTTCTTTCTTGAAATGCTTTCTGTAGATCATCTACAAATGCATTCCATTGAAAATTAGTCATAGCTGTGTAGTAAGTTGTGACTGCTCTACGAGCAAAATTTAATGGACCGGCTACTTCATTACCAGTAATCACCTTTGCATCTGAATATTTATCATTAATTATTTGTTTAATTTTATTTTCAAATGATGCATTACGATTAGAAAATTTTGACACAACTGCAATGTTTTTAATGCCATCAGCTCTTATCTTATCTACAATCTCAATGACTTCTTCCTCTTTTATTTTTTCATATACCCTGCCCCTAAAATCTATACCTCCACTAAGGAAGAAGGTCTTTTTAAAAAAATTAAAATAAGAATAAGGTAAACCTCTACCTGGAATTAGTATAAGGGCTGTTTTTTCACCACTTTGGGTTGCTATTATATTTGTTATTAGGGTTGTACTAATGACCACTCTTTTTATATCCTTTGGATTACATGATTTAAGAAGTTCATCAAGTACAAAAAATAAAGTCGTTTGCAGATTTTGATTATCTGTAGGATTTTTTACTGTTTTTTTAACTGATTTATTATCAAATAGCACTCCATCAGTAAAAGTCCCACCAACATCAATACCTATTAGCAAATAAGCCACCTCCTTTAAAATTAAACCAAACCTTTTAAACGGTATAAAAGGTTTAGAGCTTCCTTAGGGGTAATATCATCTGGATTTATTTTTTTTATTTCTTTAACTACTATATTTTCATCATCATTAAATAAACTTAATTGAGTTATATCTTGTTTATATTCATAATAATTAGTATTTTCTAAATGTACTAATATATCATTTGAACGTTGGATAACTTCTTTAGGTAAACCCGCAAGCTTAGCAACATCTATTCCATAGCTCTTATCAGCTTTTCCTGGTAGGACTTTTTTCAGAAACACAACTTGATCCCCCGTTTCTAACACAGAAACGCATAAGTTAACCATTCCTTCAAATTCATCAGCAAGAGAAGTTAATTCATGATAATGAGTAGCAAAGAGTGTTTTAGCACCAATATTTTCATGAATATATTCGCCTACAGCTCTAGCTATACTTAATCCGTCATAAGTACTTGTCCCTCTACCAATTTCATCAAGAATAATTAAACTGTTTTTTGTAGAATTATTAATAATATTTGCAACTTCAGTCATTTCCATCATAAAGGTACTTTGTCCTGATGCTAAATCATCTGATGCACCTACACGTGTAAAAATTTTATCAACTATACCAATATTGGCATATTCAGCAGGAATAAAACAGCCTATTTGTGTCATTATTACTAACAAGGCTATTTGACGCATATATGTACTTTTACCACCCATATTAGGACCAGTAATTATTAAAAATCTAGAATCATCCATGTTTAAATCAACGTTATTAGGAACAAATCGAGCATTAGCAAGAGTTTTTTCTACAACTGGATGTCTACCAGCTTTAATTTCTATAGTTCCTTCTGAGTTTAATTGAGGACGTATATAATCATTTATATACGCTGTCTCAGACATTGAATATAATGTATCTAGTATAGCAATTTGTGCTGCTGTTTTTTGAATTCTACTAGTATTTTCACTTATTTTTTGACGTATTTGCAAAAAGATTTTGTATTCTAATTCAAAAAGTTTATCTTTAGAAGTAATTATTTTTGTTTCAAAATCTTTAAGTTCTTCTGTTATGTATCTTTCTGTATTTGCTAGTGTTTGTTTCCTAATATAATCATCTGGAACAAGATGGAGATTTGATTTACTTACTTCTAGATAATATCCAAAAACCTTATTAAAACTTACTTTTAAGTTTTTAATTCCTGTTTTACTTTTTTCTTTTTGCTCATATTCTATTAACCATTGACTCCCTTGCTCCTTCAATTTGCGAAGTTCATCTATTTCAGAATTAAATCCTTTTTTAATTATATCTCCTTCTTTTATAATTACGGGTGCATCATCGTTAATAGAATTTTCTATAAAAGAAGAAATTTCGTCTAAGATATCTAATTCTGCTATTTTTGTTAAGTATTCCGAATGTGTACTAGAATATAAATCTGCTAATTCAGGCAACTTATTAATTGAATTTTTTAATGCTAACAAGTCCTTAGGGTTAGCAATATCAGCTCCAATACGCCCCACTAATCTCTCTAAATCATAGATTGATTCTAGTAATTTTTTGGTATCAGTTCGTAAAATTAAATTGTTTCTAAGCTCTTCAACTGCATCAAGTCTTTTATTTATATCATCAATCTTTTTTAATGGTTGTTCAATCCATTTTTTTAAGTTTCGTTTTCCCATCGCTGTACAGCATTTATCAATTATATTATATAGAGTCCCGTCTTTTTTTCTTTCTTTCATATTATAAATTAATTCGAGATTTTTTCGGGTTACGAAATCTAATTCGACAAACATACTTTCCTTATAAAACTTTACTTGTTTAATGTGTTTTAGACTTCTTTTATGTGTTTCACTTAAATATTTAATTATTACTGCAATAGACATAATACAGGTAGAACTATAATTTGTATTTAGTTCTTCTGTTATTTCTGCTTTATAATGGTCTTTTATGACTTGTTTGGCTTGTTCAAAATCTTCAATATAATCTACATTATTAAAATTAGTTGATATTATGTTTTCAAACTTTGTATCTTTTATTAAAGTGTTAGGAGAACTAATCAAGCACTCTGAAGGAAAAATCCTTAAAATTTCATTTTCTATTTCTAAATATGCGTTATCACCTGAATATTCTGTAACCCAAAAATCACCTGTTGTTATATCAATGTATGATAGGCCAAATTTTTGTTCATATTCTACTACAGCGGCTAAATAATTATTTTCAGATTCATCTAACATATAATCTTCTAATATAGTTCCTGGAGTTATAACCCTAGTAACTTCTCTTTTCACTATTCCTTTTGCATCTTTTGGATCTTGAACTTGCTCGCAAATTGCAACTTTATAGCCACGATTAATTAATTTATGTATGTAGTTATTTACAGAATGATATGGTACACCACACATGGGAATTTTATTTGATCCACCATCTCTTGCTGTTAATACTATCTCAAGTTCTTTTGCGGCAATTTTAGCATCTTCAAAAAACATTTCATAAAAATCACCTAAACGGAAAAAGAGAATAGCGTCTTGATATCGTTCTTTTATTTCTAAATACTGTTGTATCATAGGGGTATATTGAATAGTCACTTATAGTCCCTCCTGGTGTATTTAATCATCAATTAATTCAAATCTATTAACTATTCTGTTTTCAAGCTCTAATTCCTTTTTTCCTGCAAACATCTCATAAGGGCGGGCATAGACAATTCCAGTTTGCAGGTCTTTATAAACTACTAAAGGACTATAATTTTCTGAATGATAAGCTATAGTAATAACTTCAAATATATCACCTTTAAAATGACGGTATTTTTCACCTGATTTAATTTTTATCTTTAATGGTTCTGTATTTATTTCTTTATTAATTATGTCTTTTAATTGATCATAAGCATATTCTAATGTATCAATATTATAAACAACATAATCACAAGTGTTTAAATCCCGAATTTCTTGTTTTGCAAGCTCAATTCTTCTATTTTTCTCTTGTTTACTAGAATCTCTATTATTTATTACTTCAATGATTTCTTTTAAATCTCTATAAATAAAAATGCTTACTACGTTTTGTGGACCTAAGCTTTTCTTTAGTGTTCTAATTCCCTCTGTCGTCATTATTATTAATCCATGTTTACCTGTATTTTTAACTCTTTGCAATTCATCAGCTGTTATTCCATAAATATTGTCTACATAAACAATTTCTTCTATGATTTTATTATCAACACAGTATTCTAAATACTTTTCTCTATTTATAAAATAATAATCTTTTCCATCTTTTTCGCTTGATCTTTTTTTTCTAGTAGTAAATGAAACAATAGGCTCTAGAAAGTCATTATCATTTAATAATAAATAATCCATTAGTGCTGTTTTGCCTGTTGCTGAAGGGCCATTGAGTACAAAAACTTTCATTTAATTTTGACCTCCTTTACATGTATGATTAATATGATTTAATTTAGTAACACAAGCTAAACTAATAATATATAATCAGTGCTTTAATGATATGGTACTTTTTACATTTGCATAATTTTTATTTTAAGTATAAATGATAAAAAATAAAAGGATAGATCATATAATATGATCTATCCTTCATAGTATTATCTTGACCTTTGACTATTGACTACAATCTGAACCACATGTGCCGCAATCAGATGGTGCGCAGTTTTCTCCACCAGATATTGCTTGGTTCATTGCAAAGTAAACTCCTTGCATTAAATTATCAAATTTTTCTTGTGCAGCAATTAATTCTTTTACAAGGCTATTACTATTTAGTTGCTGTTCTAAAATTTGCACATGGCTTTCTTCATTATCAGGTACAATTATACCTTCATTAGCTTTGTTGTCTAATTTAGTTTTAGCATCCTGATAACGCATAATTAAATCATATGCCTCTTTGTCCTCGGTAAGTTTTGCTTGAACATCTTTTAAGTTCTGAATTTCATCAGAACTAGCAATGGCGTTTCCTAAATCGAATGCCATTTTTACAATTGATTCTGTACTCAAAATTTACTCCTCCTAATTATTGGTTTTTATCCTTAGATTGGCATTATGATACATAATCACCAAATAAAGAAAACGTTTTTCCTTCTTCTATTCTAACATTTATAAGCTGTCCTATTAAGTCTTTAGAACCAGAAAATATAATTATTCTATTACAACGAGTTCTACCTGTTAACCTCTCAGTATTAGTTTTACTAGTACCTTCAACTAAAATTTCAACTGTTTTTCCCTCCAAACTTTTATTTATTTCAGTTGCAATTGAATATTGTAATTTATTCAATCGGTTTAAACGCTCTTTTTTTGTTTCTAATTCAATTTGTTCTTCAAGCGAAGCAGCTTTTGTTCCAGTCCTAACTGAATACATAAAGGTAAATGCAGCATCAAATTTTACTTTATCAACCATATCTAAGGTATCTTCGAAATCTTGTTCAGTTTCTCCGGGAAATCCAACTATTAAATCGCTTGTAATTGATACTCCCGGTATTCGATCTCTCATTCTTTTTGTTAATTCTAAATAATGATCTCTTGTGTAATTACGATTCATAAGTTTCAAAACCTTATTGCTTCCTGCTTGTAAAGGAACGTGTATATGCTCGCACACCTTATTATTATTTCTAATAGCATCTATTAAATTATCAGACATATCTTTTGGATGAGAAGTTGTAAATCTAATTCGTTCTATTCCATTAATTTCATTAACTTTATATAACAATCTGGAAAAATCAGTTTCATTTTGTAGGCCTTTACCATATGAATTAACATTTTGACCTAAAAGAGTTACCTCTTTATATCCTAATTCAGCTAACTCTTTTATTTCAGCAACTATATCTTGAGGTTCTCTGCTTCTTTCTCTACCTCGGGTATAAGGGACAATACAATAACTACAAAAATTATTACAACCATACATTATATTGACAAAAGCACTAATACCTTCCTTTCTTTTAGAAGGTAATGATTCTACTACTGTACCCTCTTTATCCCAAACTCTTAGTATAGGATTTTTTTCCTGATTTGCTTCCTCTATTAAACGTGGCAACTCATGTACATTATGTGTTCCAAAAAGTATATCTACACCTGTATTTTTTAATTTTTGCTGTACCTCATTAAGTTGAGCCATACAGCCTCCAAAAGCAATTAATAGTTCTTTATTATTTTTTTTAAATTTATTTATTTCTCCTAATTTTCCATATACTTTGTTTTCAGCAGAATGACGTACACTACAAGTATTAAATATAACTAAATCAGCATCTGAAGGGCTATTCGTTTCAATATACCCCATAGATTCAACTAATCCTGCTATGATTTCTGAATCTCTAACATTCATTTGACAACCATAAGTTAATATATGATATTTTTTTATTTCTTCACTATAATCAACCATTTATATTAATATCCTCCTGACACTTTTCCCTCATTTGTATTATTAAGATTAAAGTATTTGTAATGTAATCAAT from Candidatus Syntrophocurvum alkaliphilum includes these protein-coding regions:
- a CDS encoding hydantoinase/oxoprolinase family protein, with protein sequence MLIGIDVGGTFTDGVLFDNKSVKKTVKNPTDNQNLQTTLFFVLDELLKSCNPKDIKRVVISTTLITNIIATQSGEKTALILIPGRGLPYSYFNFFKKTFFLSGGIDFRGRVYEKIKEEEVIEIVDKIRADGIKNIAVVSKFSNRNASFENKIKQIINDKYSDAKVITGNEVAGPLNFARRAVTTYYTAMTNFQWNAFVDDLQKAFQERNLNAKIEILKADGGTMSIQNARKRPCETIFSGPAASTMGAIATTMDSKNSIVVDIGGTTSDIALLIEGDPLYASKGARINEKYTHINSFAVRSINLGGDSAITIKNDDILVGPERKGPAACFNGPCPTTTDAFNLRYKLDIGNMHLSEESLRKLAEQLGIDILEVCDKVIAKVINELTFAINNMFKEWETEPAYRIWEILNKKQFIPEQIVGIGAAANAIIPVVADNMGIDYEINQHSSVANALGACLSRPTIGFNMHLDTENKKYVIDLDGYTGKLKNVNNIQLEDAKKIAYEYLQYIADQNDVTGYATNAEFYLEEQFNMIRNWDRVGKIFEIGIQIKPGLINEFTGVK
- the mutS gene encoding DNA mismatch repair protein MutS gives rise to the protein MIQQYLEIKERYQDAILFFRLGDFYEMFFEDAKIAAKELEIVLTARDGGSNKIPMCGVPYHSVNNYIHKLINRGYKVAICEQVQDPKDAKGIVKREVTRVITPGTILEDYMLDESENNYLAAVVEYEQKFGLSYIDITTGDFWVTEYSGDNAYLEIENEILRIFPSECLISSPNTLIKDTKFENIISTNFNNVDYIEDFEQAKQVIKDHYKAEITEELNTNYSSTCIMSIAVIIKYLSETHKRSLKHIKQVKFYKESMFVELDFVTRKNLELIYNMKERKKDGTLYNIIDKCCTAMGKRNLKKWIEQPLKKIDDINKRLDAVEELRNNLILRTDTKKLLESIYDLERLVGRIGADIANPKDLLALKNSINKLPELADLYSSTHSEYLTKIAELDILDEISSFIENSINDDAPVIIKEGDIIKKGFNSEIDELRKLKEQGSQWLIEYEQKEKSKTGIKNLKVSFNKVFGYYLEVSKSNLHLVPDDYIRKQTLANTERYITEELKDFETKIITSKDKLFELEYKIFLQIRQKISENTSRIQKTAAQIAILDTLYSMSETAYINDYIRPQLNSEGTIEIKAGRHPVVEKTLANARFVPNNVDLNMDDSRFLIITGPNMGGKSTYMRQIALLVIMTQIGCFIPAEYANIGIVDKIFTRVGASDDLASGQSTFMMEMTEVANIINNSTKNSLIILDEIGRGTSTYDGLSIARAVGEYIHENIGAKTLFATHYHELTSLADEFEGMVNLCVSVLETGDQVVFLKKVLPGKADKSYGIDVAKLAGLPKEVIQRSNDILVHLENTNYYEYKQDITQLSLFNDDENIVVKEIKKINPDDITPKEALNLLYRLKGLV
- a CDS encoding DUF1653 domain-containing protein, with translation MKVFVLNGPSATGKTALMDYLLLNDNDFLEPIVSFTTRKKRSSEKDGKDYYFINREKYLEYCVDNKIIEEIVYVDNIYGITADELQRVKNTGKHGLIIMTTEGIRTLKKSLGPQNVVSIFIYRDLKEIIEVINNRDSSKQEKNRRIELAKQEIRDLNTCDYVVYNIDTLEYAYDQLKDIINKEINTEPLKIKIKSGEKYRHFKGDIFEVITIAYHSENYSPLVVYKDLQTGIVYARPYEMFAGKKELELENRIVNRFELIDD
- a CDS encoding YlbF family regulator, giving the protein MSTESIVKMAFDLGNAIASSDEIQNLKDVQAKLTEDKEAYDLIMRYQDAKTKLDNKANEGIIVPDNEESHVQILEQQLNSNSLVKELIAAQEKFDNLMQGVYFAMNQAISGGENCAPSDCGTCGSDCSQ
- the miaB gene encoding tRNA (N6-isopentenyl adenosine(37)-C2)-methylthiotransferase MiaB encodes the protein MVDYSEEIKKYHILTYGCQMNVRDSEIIAGLVESMGYIETNSPSDADLVIFNTCSVRHSAENKVYGKLGEINKFKKNNKELLIAFGGCMAQLNEVQQKLKNTGVDILFGTHNVHELPRLIEEANQEKNPILRVWDKEGTVVESLPSKRKEGISAFVNIMYGCNNFCSYCIVPYTRGRERSREPQDIVAEIKELAELGYKEVTLLGQNVNSYGKGLQNETDFSRLLYKVNEINGIERIRFTTSHPKDMSDNLIDAIRNNNKVCEHIHVPLQAGSNKVLKLMNRNYTRDHYLELTKRMRDRIPGVSITSDLIVGFPGETEQDFEDTLDMVDKVKFDAAFTFMYSVRTGTKAASLEEQIELETKKERLNRLNKLQYSIATEINKSLEGKTVEILVEGTSKTNTERLTGRTRCNRIIIFSGSKDLIGQLINVRIEEGKTFSLFGDYVS